A stretch of Pomacea canaliculata isolate SZHN2017 linkage group LG6, ASM307304v1, whole genome shotgun sequence DNA encodes these proteins:
- the LOC112565743 gene encoding LOW QUALITY PROTEIN: metal regulatory transcription factor 1-like (The sequence of the model RefSeq protein was modified relative to this genomic sequence to represent the inferred CDS: deleted 2 bases in 1 codon; substituted 1 base at 1 genomic stop codon) — protein sequence MEGYSFEHGKSGVSLVDYLEFDEDEQIEDSSGITQVYMDRDIDDSTTDEGHGNTDDDCTDEMKGTIQHTISDDQILMQIMPGGNCMPSNPTHATLTVESQNPKTKATEVKRFKCTFAGCTRTYSTQGNLKTHEKTHRGDYTFVCNQSGCGKSFLTSYSLKIHVRVHTNEKPYECNISGCEKSFNTLYRLKAHERLHTGKTFNCDENGCTKFFTTLSDLRKHLRTHTGERPYICQQDGCGKAFAASHHLKTHTRSHTGDKPFSCQQDGCRKAFTTVYSLKSHMNRHERDQAKDKTDDHISTSLGETDQMGSTVLSEMISFPDYTQAEVVSESKSTLTAEQLLNSLYASSCEGQQEVSAASARSICHPSLLLFLQKLVSGEQTQLYXLLDSNAAMCVVDPAQIMPNCCVPKGVSAASVLIENSVCVKPKTNKVLLEPKEEPGVVPMLPADVMPGSVVEKSEVTIGLSSDASVSVISTRVQPHSMPQQACPSSVAADACCLPQVINSMPADSMAAQGTSNTQCSDSLESSAAQQVSNDGTLTSAIQNGIPVTIDPSTLTGPVALNQVFVPIYSNTDKGPIIELVPIKTSLSTHLPVTSSHTEQGV from the exons ATGGAGGGTTACAGCTTTGAACATGGAAAATCAGGTGTTAGTCTTGTGGATTATCTTGAATTTGACGAGGATGAACAGATTGAAGATTCAAGCGGGATTACACAGGTGTATATGGATCGGGACATCGACGACTCGACCACTGATGAAGGCCATGGAAATACGGACGACGACTGCACAGATGAAATGAAAGG CACCATTCAGCATACCATATCAGATGACCAGATCCTCATGCAGATCATGCCAGGAGGAAACTGTATGCCTAGCAATCCTACACATGCCACATTAACCGTAGAGAGTCAGAACCCAAAGACCAAAGCAACCGAGGTCAAGAG atTCAAGTGTACATTTGCTGGttgcacacgcacatacagtACACAGGGAAACCTCAAGACTCATGAAAAAACACATAGAG GTGATTACACATTTGTGTGTAACCAGTCAGGATGTGGCaagtcgtttttgacatcctaTAGCCTAAAAATCCATGTCCGTGTACATACAAACGAAAAGCCATATGAATGCAATATTTCTGGCTGTGAAAAGTCATTTAACACTCTTTACAG GTTAAAAGCACATGAACGACTTCATACAGGAAAGACCTTTAACTGTGATGAAAATGGATGTACTAAATTTTTTACAACTCTCAGTGACCTTAGAAAACATCTACGAACACACACCGGGGAGCGTCCATATAT aTGTCAGCAAGATGGGTGTGGTAAAGCATTTGCTGCCAGTCATCATCTAAAAACCCACACCCGAAGCCACACAG GTGATAAACCATTTTCTTGTCAACAAGATGGTTGCAGGAAAGCCTTCACTACAGTGTACAGTCTCAAGTCCCACATGAACAGGCATGAGCGGGACCAGGCTAAAGATAAAAcag ATGACCACATAAGCACATCATTAGGAGAAACTGATCAGATGGGCAGTACAGTACTGTCAGAAATGATCTCATTTCCAGACTACACGCAAGCAGAG GTAGTATCTGAAAGTAAGTCTACTTTGACAGCTGAACAGCTTCTCAATTCCCTTTATGCGTCATCCTGTGAAGGACAGCAAGAGGTCTCAG CTGCTAGTGCCAGGAGTATCTGCCACCCATCATTGCTGTTGTTCCTGCAGAAGCTGGTCTCGGGGGAACAGACTCAGTTATACTGACTACTA GACTCTAATGCAGCCATGTGTGTGGTGGACCCTGCACAGATTATGCCAAATTGTTGTGTACCTAAAGGAGTGTCTGCAGCTTCAGTGCTTATAGAAAATTCAGTCTGTGTGAAacctaaaacaaacaaagttcTGCTTGAGCCAAAAGAGGAGCCTGGAGTAGTCCCAATGTTACCAGCGGATGTAATGCCGGGATCAGTTGTGGAAAAGAGTGAAGTAACCATTGGTTTAAGCAGTGATGCGAGTGTATCAGTGATATCAACCCGTGTGCAGCCTCACAGCATGCCTCAGCAAGCATGTCCCTcctctgttgctgctgatgcctGCTGCTTGCCACAGGTCATAAACTCCATGCCTGCAGATAGCATGGCTGCCCAAGGAACCTCAAACACTCAATGTTCAGATTCCTTAGAATCATCTGCTGCCCAGCAAGTGTCTAATGATGGAACCTTAACATCAGCAATACAAAATGGAATTCCAGTGACAATAGACCCCTCAACTTTAACAGGGCCTGTAGCACTAAACCAAGTGTTTGTACCTATCTACAGTAATACAGACAAGGGGCCAATCATTGAGCTGGTGCCAATCAAAACCAGTCTCAGCACTCACCTTCCTGTCACCAGCAGTCACACAGAGCAAGGTGTTTAA